In the Armatimonadota bacterium genome, GTCGACGTCGAATGCCGAGCACGTCGCCGGGGCGACCCGGCAGGGATGGTTCTTCCTGATGGAGGCAGCCTATGGATTCTGAACCCCACGCCAGCAGCCCAGGTCCCGGCTCGGGCCGGCCCGACCCCAGCTCGAGCCGGGTCGATGCCGACTGGGGCCGGCCCGACCAAAGCCCTCCCGGCCCAGGCCGCCCCGACCCTCACCCCCAGTTCCTCGCCCCCGCCGACCTCCGCCCCGCCCCCGAGCCCGACGAACCCGGCCTGCGCGACTACCTTTTCGTCCTCACCCGCCGCTGGTACCTGATCACCGCCGCCACCGTCGTCGCACTCGCCGTCGCCATCGGCCTTAGCCTGGGCACACCCCCGGTCTACCGCGGGCTGGCCACCGTCGTCGTCGACCGCGGCAGCGGGTCGTTCGGGCTGACCGCCGACATCACCGGCATCAGCCAGCAGGCCTTCGTCGACACCCTGGCCGAACTGGTCAAGAGCCGCGCCGTCGCGGAGCAGGCCCTCGAGCGCCTGAAGGTGCCCGAGGAGCTGCGGCCCGCCGCGCTGCGCCAGCTCCAGGGCGGCCTGCGCGTGCGCCGCGTGCGCAACGCCGACCTGATCGTCATCGAGGCCGAAGGGCCCACGCCCGCCGCCGCGGCGTCTTCCACCAACGCCCTCGCCGAGGCCCTGGTTGACTGGCACGTCGACTCGCGCCGCCGCCAGGCCTCGGCCGGCCGGCAGTTCATCGAAGAGCAGGTGGCCGCCGTGGGGCGCGAACTGCGCGCCGCCGAAGAGGCGCTGGCGCACTACAAGGTGCAGGGCGGGCAGGTCTCGCTCTCCGAGCAGAGCACGCTGGCCGTGACCAAGCTCGCCGAGTTCGAGGCCCAGCGCCGCGCCGCTGCCGCCGAGCGCCGGGGCGTCGAGGCCAGCCTGCGCGAGGCCCGTGCCGCGCTGGCACGCCAGGCGCCCACCGTGCCCGCCTCGTTCGTCGAGGGCGAAGATCCCGTCGTCGCCCAGATCCGCGCCGACCTCGCCAAGCTCGAACTCGAGCTGGTGGGCCTGCAGCGGCAGTTCACCGACCGCCACCCGCAGGTGCTGGCCACGAAGGCCCGCATCGAGGAGGCCAAGGCCCGCCTGCGCCGGCAGGCCGGGCGCACGCTGCTCTCGCAAGAGTTCGCGGCCAACCCCCTGCGCGCCGACCTCGCCGGGCAGGTCATCAAGTTGGAAGTCGAGCGCCAGGCCCTGGCCGCCCGCGAGGCGGCGCTGGCCGCCGTCGTCGGCCAGTACGCCCGCGACGTCCGCGACCTGCCGCCCAAGGAAGTCGCGCTCGCCCGCCTCACGCGCGACTTCAAGGTGGCCGAAGAGACCTACCTGCTGCTCTCGCAGAAGTTGCAGGAGGCCCGCATCGCCGAATCGCAGGTCGTGGGCGACCTGCGCATCGTCGACCGCGCCACCCCGCCTGAGGTGCCCGTGCGGCCCCGGCCCCTGCGCAACGCGCTGTTCGGCGCGCTGCTCGGCCTGATGGTGGGCGTGGGTGCCGCCTTCGTGCAGGAGGCACTCGACACCACCTTCCGCACGCCTGACGAGGCTGCCCGCGTCCTCGGGCTGCCGCTGCTGGGCGCCATCCCGCGTCTGGCCACCGTGCCTGCCGCCGACAACGGCCGCCGCGGGTCGTTTCGGCTCGGGGGCTGGCGGAGGCCGCGGCAGGCGCGTGCCAGCCCCCGACCGGCCGACGCCGCCCCAGCAACCTCCGGGGCCGGCGGGGCCGGCGGACACGCCGCCCGGCGCAACGCTGCGCGCGCACACCCCCCAGACGTCACCACACCCCTGCTCATGACCGCCGAGCAGCGCCGCTCGCCCTTCGCCGAGGCCTTCCGCCACCTGCGCACGAACCTCCTCTACCTCAGCCCCGACCGGCCCCTGCGCACGCTGCTCGTGACCGCCGCCGCCGCCGAAGAAGGGAAGAGCACCATCGCCGCCAACCTGGCCGTGGCCCTGGCCATCGGTGGCCGCCGCACGTGGATCGTCGAGGCCGACCTGCGCAAGCCCACACTGGCCTGGGCCTTCCAGCCCGCCGGCACCCGCGGCCTCACCGACGTGCTCGTCGAGGGCACCGCGCCCGAACAGGCTCTCGCGCCAACGCAGGTCGAGAACCTCTCGTTCCTGCCCCCCGGCACCCTGCCGCCTGACCCCGCCGAACTGCTGGGCAGCCAGCGCATGCGGGCCTTCCTGGCGCACGCCCGCAAGCAGGCCGACGCCGTCGTCATCGACGCTCCCCCCGTGCTGCCCGTGAGCGACGCCGTGGCGCTCGCCCCCCACGTCGACGCCGCGCTGCTCGTGGTCGACCTCGAGCGCACCCCGCGCGAGGCCGCCCGCCGCGCCGCCGACCAGCTGCGGGCCGTCGGCGCCCGGGTGGCGGGAGTGGTGGTCAACAACGTGCCGACCAGCGGGCGCGGGTATTACTACTACGCGGCCTACTACCCGTATGCGCGCGAGGAGGCGCCGACGGAGGCAGACGCACGTCAGACCAGATGAACGCGGCCTTCCGCCGCCTGCGGCAGGACGTGCTGAATCGAGGCGGGGCTTGAATTAGTGTCGCTCGATGCCCCACTCTGGGCATTTAGCGTGGTGGCTCAGGGTCTTGTCGAAATAACGAGACGCTTCGCTCTGGCTCGGTTGGAACCTTGGATCGAAAGAGCGGCAGGATGGCTCGACGGGCATTTCAATGCATCGAAACGTGAGGCGGCTTTTGCTGCGGCCTATCTTGCAGAAGGAAGACGAAGGTCCCTGAGAAGGCAGCCTGGGGCAGAGGTCTGCGGATCGACCGACAGCACATGCAGCTCGCCATAGTGACCGGCATCTACCCTCCGGACATCGGCGGACCGGCGAGCCACGCCGCAGACCTCCGCAGTGCTCTGCGGAACCGGGGCCACACAGTGGAGGTTGTAACGCTGGCCGATGCGGATCGTGCCGCACGGAGTGACGGAGTCATCCGGTTGCCCCGCCGCTGGCCGTGGCCCCGGCGGATCGTGGCCGCGGCCCGTGCGGTCGTCCGCGTTCGCCCCGACGTGATCTATGGCGTCGGCATGCACGAGACCGCCGCCCTGGCGGCCATCCTCGCCCGCTGCCCCCTCGTACTTCGTGTGCCCGGCGACCACGCCTGGGAGCGGGCTTGGCGTCTCGGGCTTACGAGCCTCAGCTTCGAGGAGTTCCAGCGGGCCCGCGGAGGGACGCCGCGTGTGCGGCTGATGCGGTGGATGCGGACCTGGGCCGTGCGCCGGGCCACTGCCGTGATCGTGCCGAGCGAGTATCTGGCGGCCACGGTCCGCCGCTGGGCCCCCGGGATCCAGGCGCAGGTGGTCCGCATTGGCGTGGCCGGGAACCAGTGGCGATGCCAGCAGCGGGAGACCCGCCGAGGACAGCTGCGCGCGGTCTGGGTGGGTCGGATGGTGGGTTGGAAAAAGCTGGATGTTCTACTTGAGGCCGTCGCGCTCACCTCCGGCGTCGAGCTCAAGCTGATCGGCGACGGCCCGGAGCGCGGAGCCGTCGCAACGCACATCGAACGGCTCGGTGTCGGGGGTCGGGTGCATCTGATCGGAGAACTCCCCCGTGAGCACGTGGCGGCGCACCTGGCCGGGGCGGATGTGCTGGTCCTCGCGAGCGCCTACGAAGGGCTCCCCCATGTTGCCGTGGAGGCCCTCGCCTGCGGCACGCCGGTCGTGGCACCGGCCGCGCCCTGGGCCAGGGAGGTCGTGGCCGACGGCGAGACGGGGGTACTGGTGTCGGAAGCAACCCCCGAGGCCTTCGCCGAGATCCTGGGGCGGCTGCGCGACGACGTGGAGTGGCGGAGTACGCTTGCTCGACAGGCGACCGCGCGGGCGGGCCAGTGGACGCTCGAGGCGGTTGTCGATCGTATCGAGGCCGTCCTTCGCTATGCCGTCAGGCCGCGCGCGGTGTTCGTGGGCAAGGGTGGGCTCGAGCCGCCCGGGTCGCTCCGCTCGAAGTTCGAAGTGCTGGCCCGTCACCTCAAGGCCGCCGTGGTCTCTGTGCGACCGCCCGGCCCCGTCCCGCCGGTACCTCTTCGAGTCGTCGCATTCCCGAGGCGGCCGAAGGTCGCGGCCTCGATCCTCTTCTATACTATGGGGCCGGTGGTGGCGGTCGCCCTTGCGGCTTGTCGGCGAGGCGTTGTCGTGTGCCAGAGCCCGTACGAGGGTGCCGTGGTGCAGGGGTTCCGCTGGCTGCTCCCCAAGGGATACCGGCCACGGGTCCTCGTCGAGGTGCACGGCGACTGGCGGGCGGCGAGCCGCCTGTACGGGTCGCTCCTCCGCCGCCTACTCGCCCCGGCGGCGGACCGGGTGGCGGTGTGGGCCCTGCGCCACGCCGATCGCGTCCGGGCTGTCAGCGCGGAGATGGAGCGGCTGGTGCGCGAGGCGGGCTACGCCGGGCCCGTAGACCGCTTCGTAGCCTATAGCGACTTCGCCCACTTTCTCGACGCCGCGCTCGCGCCCCTGCCCGAAGAGCCCGTCGCGCTCTTCGTCGGCGTACTCGAACGGCACAAGGGCGTCGACGTCCTGCTCGACGCCTTCGCAGGGGTCCTGGGGCGGATCCCCGCAGCCGAGCTCTGGATCGTTGGAGAGGGGCCACGCCGGGCCGAACTCGAAGCGCAGGCGGCGCGCCTCGGGGTTTGGAGGCAGGTCCGGTTCCTCGGCGCCCGACCGCGCGCGGAGCTCCTGGCCCTGATGGATCGGGCTCGCCTCCTCGTCCTCCCCTCCCGTAGCGAGGGCCTGCCGCGGGTGATCATCGAGGCCATGGCCCGGGCCCGCCCGGTGGTGGCCAGCCGCGTCGGGGGAATCCCCGAGGTCGTTGAACACGGCGTGACGGGGCTGGTCGTTCCGCCAGCGAACGCGGACGCGCTCGCGGAAGCGCTCATCCTGCTCCTCACAGACCGGAACCTCGCGGAACGGATGGGCCGGGAAGGCCGCCGCCGCGCAGAGGCGCGGGACCCTTCCCGGGAGTTCGCCGAGGGGACCGCGCGGATGGCAGCGTGGGCGGCTGGAAGCAAGCGATGAGACGTGCGCGGCTGGTGTTCGTGACGCAGGTCATGGACCCTA is a window encoding:
- a CDS encoding polysaccharide biosynthesis tyrosine autokinase, whose product is MDSEPHASSPGPGSGRPDPSSSRVDADWGRPDQSPPGPGRPDPHPQFLAPADLRPAPEPDEPGLRDYLFVLTRRWYLITAATVVALAVAIGLSLGTPPVYRGLATVVVDRGSGSFGLTADITGISQQAFVDTLAELVKSRAVAEQALERLKVPEELRPAALRQLQGGLRVRRVRNADLIVIEAEGPTPAAAASSTNALAEALVDWHVDSRRRQASAGRQFIEEQVAAVGRELRAAEEALAHYKVQGGQVSLSEQSTLAVTKLAEFEAQRRAAAAERRGVEASLREARAALARQAPTVPASFVEGEDPVVAQIRADLAKLELELVGLQRQFTDRHPQVLATKARIEEAKARLRRQAGRTLLSQEFAANPLRADLAGQVIKLEVERQALAAREAALAAVVGQYARDVRDLPPKEVALARLTRDFKVAEETYLLLSQKLQEARIAESQVVGDLRIVDRATPPEVPVRPRPLRNALFGALLGLMVGVGAAFVQEALDTTFRTPDEAARVLGLPLLGAIPRLATVPAADNGRRGSFRLGGWRRPRQARASPRPADAAPATSGAGGAGGHAARRNAARAHPPDVTTPLLMTAEQRRSPFAEAFRHLRTNLLYLSPDRPLRTLLVTAAAAEEGKSTIAANLAVALAIGGRRTWIVEADLRKPTLAWAFQPAGTRGLTDVLVEGTAPEQALAPTQVENLSFLPPGTLPPDPAELLGSQRMRAFLAHARKQADAVVIDAPPVLPVSDAVALAPHVDAALLVVDLERTPREAARRAADQLRAVGARVAGVVVNNVPTSGRGYYYYAAYYPYAREEAPTEADARQTR
- a CDS encoding glycosyltransferase family 4 protein, with the translated sequence MQLAIVTGIYPPDIGGPASHAADLRSALRNRGHTVEVVTLADADRAARSDGVIRLPRRWPWPRRIVAAARAVVRVRPDVIYGVGMHETAALAAILARCPLVLRVPGDHAWERAWRLGLTSLSFEEFQRARGGTPRVRLMRWMRTWAVRRATAVIVPSEYLAATVRRWAPGIQAQVVRIGVAGNQWRCQQRETRRGQLRAVWVGRMVGWKKLDVLLEAVALTSGVELKLIGDGPERGAVATHIERLGVGGRVHLIGELPREHVAAHLAGADVLVLASAYEGLPHVAVEALACGTPVVAPAAPWAREVVADGETGVLVSEATPEAFAEILGRLRDDVEWRSTLARQATARAGQWTLEAVVDRIEAVLRYAVRPRAVFVGKGGLEPPGSLRSKFEVLARHLKAAVVSVRPPGPVPPVPLRVVAFPRRPKVAASILFYTMGPVVAVALAACRRGVVVCQSPYEGAVVQGFRWLLPKGYRPRVLVEVHGDWRAASRLYGSLLRRLLAPAADRVAVWALRHADRVRAVSAEMERLVREAGYAGPVDRFVAYSDFAHFLDAALAPLPEEPVALFVGVLERHKGVDVLLDAFAGVLGRIPAAELWIVGEGPRRAELEAQAARLGVWRQVRFLGARPRAELLALMDRARLLVLPSRSEGLPRVIIEAMARARPVVASRVGGIPEVVEHGVTGLVVPPANADALAEALILLLTDRNLAERMGREGRRRAEARDPSREFAEGTARMAAWAAGSKR